A stretch of Bradyrhizobium sp. AZCC 2262 DNA encodes these proteins:
- a CDS encoding MDR family MFS transporter, with product MNKHQRQSREPAGQTTLPDDIGRELSHITTEVIDVSDAPSIAPPAPLSPDEVRTILMSLLLTMFLAALDQTIVATALPTIGRQFNDVSNLSWVITAYLLASTAVAPVFGTLSDIYGRRVMITVSLVLFTVGSILCAVAPNMTVLIIARGLQGLGGGGIMPVVQTVISDVVSPRERGKYQAYFSGVWMAAGLLGPVLGGVFAEHLHWSMIFWINVPLAVGALFLLLPKMGKIPVFHRRRKVDWLGGVLLMASAVVVMLVLSWGGNRYAWLSPAIMGMIGGAVALAFAFVWHARNAEEPFLPLPLLGGTVVPYAMAAGGCALGAITGLTVHLPLYYEVVYHLTASEAGLALIPLAAVSTCGAAIAGRTMARAKHYKRVAIAGTSAATIFGAVLTVTTLPLWGLLIVLSLFALGLGTTFPVSVVSLQNSVARAQIGTVTGAMNFFRALMSSFMVAAFSAILLMALGAGISLGEHRGPANAIPAADMVTAFHYVFGAATALLACAALCILLMEERPLAGPSTPAEMAE from the coding sequence ATGAACAAGCACCAACGGCAGAGCCGCGAGCCTGCCGGCCAAACGACATTGCCCGACGATATCGGCCGCGAGCTTTCGCACATCACGACGGAGGTCATCGATGTCAGCGATGCGCCGTCGATTGCGCCGCCTGCGCCGCTGAGCCCCGACGAGGTTCGCACCATCCTGATGAGCCTGTTGCTGACGATGTTCCTGGCCGCGCTCGACCAGACCATCGTGGCGACGGCGCTGCCGACCATCGGCCGCCAGTTCAACGACGTCAGCAACCTGTCCTGGGTCATCACGGCCTATCTGTTGGCCTCGACCGCGGTAGCACCCGTGTTCGGCACGCTCAGCGACATCTACGGTCGCCGCGTCATGATCACCGTTTCGCTGGTCCTGTTCACGGTCGGCTCGATCCTGTGCGCGGTGGCGCCGAACATGACTGTCTTGATTATCGCGCGCGGCCTGCAGGGGCTCGGCGGAGGCGGCATCATGCCGGTCGTGCAGACCGTGATCTCGGACGTGGTTAGCCCACGCGAGCGCGGCAAGTACCAAGCCTATTTCAGCGGCGTCTGGATGGCCGCGGGATTGCTCGGGCCCGTGCTTGGCGGCGTGTTCGCCGAGCATCTGCACTGGTCGATGATTTTCTGGATCAACGTGCCGCTCGCCGTCGGCGCGCTGTTTCTGCTGCTGCCCAAGATGGGCAAGATCCCCGTGTTCCATCGCCGCCGCAAGGTCGACTGGCTCGGCGGCGTGCTGCTGATGGCCTCTGCGGTCGTGGTCATGCTGGTGCTGAGCTGGGGCGGCAATCGCTACGCCTGGCTGTCGCCGGCGATCATGGGGATGATCGGCGGGGCCGTTGCGCTGGCGTTTGCCTTTGTCTGGCACGCGCGCAATGCCGAAGAACCGTTCCTGCCATTGCCGCTGCTGGGCGGAACGGTGGTGCCTTACGCGATGGCGGCCGGCGGCTGTGCGCTCGGCGCCATCACCGGGCTCACCGTGCACCTGCCGCTGTATTACGAGGTCGTCTATCATTTGACCGCGAGCGAAGCGGGGCTTGCCCTGATCCCGCTCGCGGCGGTTTCGACCTGTGGCGCGGCGATCGCCGGACGGACCATGGCGCGCGCCAAGCATTACAAGCGCGTGGCGATCGCGGGCACTTCGGCGGCGACGATCTTCGGCGCGGTGCTGACCGTGACGACGCTGCCGCTGTGGGGCTTGCTGATCGTGCTGTCACTGTTTGCGCTCGGGCTCGGCACCACGTTCCCGGTCAGCGTGGTCTCGCTGCAAAATTCCGTGGCGCGTGCGCAGATCGGTACCGTGACCGGCGCGATGAACTTCTTTCGCGCGCTGATGTCGTCGTTCATGGTCGCCGCCTTCAGTGCGATCCTCCTGATGGCGCTCGGCGCCGGCATCTCGCTCGGCGAACATCGGGGACCTGCGAACGCAATTCCGGCCGCCGACATGGTCACCGCGTTCCATTACGTATTCGGCGCGGCCACCGCGTTGCTGGCCTGCGCCGCGCTCTGCATCCTCCTGATGGAGGAGAGGCCGCTGGCCGGCCCCTCGACGCCGGCGGAGATGGCGGAGTAA
- a CDS encoding YcgN family cysteine cluster protein has translation MTAPPKRTSSQEGFFWKTKTLEEMSNAEWESLCDGCARCCLEKLEDEDTGKIYFTHVSCKLLDSGLCACKDYQNRSDKVPDCVRLTPENVRTLNWLPPSCGYKLVAEGRDLYWWHPLISGDPNTVHEAGVSVRDRVYGTEDEIPDEDLEDHIVQWPALLPKRARLKKRPKA, from the coding sequence ATGACCGCGCCGCCCAAACGCACTTCCAGCCAGGAGGGATTCTTCTGGAAAACCAAGACGTTGGAAGAAATGTCCAACGCCGAATGGGAAAGCCTGTGCGACGGCTGCGCGCGCTGCTGCCTGGAAAAGCTCGAGGACGAGGATACCGGCAAAATCTACTTCACCCATGTTTCCTGCAAGCTGCTCGATTCCGGCCTATGCGCCTGCAAGGACTACCAGAACCGTTCCGACAAGGTTCCCGATTGCGTGCGCCTGACGCCAGAGAACGTCCGCACCCTGAACTGGCTGCCGCCGAGCTGCGGCTACAAACTGGTGGCTGAGGGACGCGATCTCTACTGGTGGCACCCGCTGATTTCGGGCGATCCCAACACCGTGCATGAAGCCGGGGTTTCGGTGCGCGACAGAGTATACGGTACCGAGGACGAGATTCCGGACGAAGACCTCGAAGACCACATCGTGCAGTGGCCGGCATTATTGCCGAAGCGCGCGCGGCTGAAGAAGCGGCCAAAGGCCTGA
- a CDS encoding M12 family metallopeptidase: protein MANPIRASAILVSQSKWLNGTVLHYCFFKSGHFAVPKKQAKAIRTAFAKWKAVGIGLQFKEVSELGEAEVRIGYSVKDGDSQSSVGRDVLNDPLNSPTTVYGWDLTKDDSGTALHEIGHVLGMEHEHQNPFAGIKWHEAAVYKNLKAPPNGWTRTETFHNILEKLSPEQVQGSKWDPDSIMEYDFDPGLIAEPKRYEADGLSPPGTLSAADKKWVRKWYPPLKKSPDRLHANKPAVLDLTAGKQVNFVIEPASSRKYRIETRGASDTTLVLFEVIDGSPRYVSGDDDSGEERNAAISHKLFRGRQYVVRLRLVHPGSTGEVSLMYS from the coding sequence ATGGCCAATCCGATTCGCGCCAGTGCGATTCTGGTCTCGCAATCGAAGTGGCTCAACGGAACGGTCCTGCACTACTGCTTCTTCAAGTCGGGCCACTTCGCGGTACCGAAGAAGCAGGCGAAGGCGATCCGCACTGCTTTTGCCAAATGGAAAGCGGTTGGAATTGGCCTTCAGTTCAAGGAAGTCAGCGAACTCGGCGAGGCCGAGGTTCGGATCGGCTATTCGGTCAAGGACGGCGACTCTCAATCATCCGTCGGTCGTGACGTGCTGAATGATCCACTCAACAGTCCAACGACTGTATATGGTTGGGACCTCACAAAGGACGACAGCGGCACGGCGCTCCATGAGATCGGGCACGTGCTCGGCATGGAGCACGAACATCAGAATCCATTTGCCGGAATCAAATGGCACGAGGCGGCGGTCTACAAGAATCTCAAAGCGCCACCCAACGGGTGGACTCGCACCGAGACGTTTCACAACATCCTGGAGAAACTTTCCCCCGAGCAGGTGCAGGGATCGAAGTGGGATCCGGACTCGATCATGGAATATGATTTCGACCCGGGCCTCATCGCCGAGCCGAAGCGATACGAAGCTGATGGCCTGTCTCCGCCCGGCACGCTTTCGGCGGCCGACAAGAAATGGGTCCGCAAATGGTACCCGCCGCTGAAGAAGTCGCCGGACCGGCTGCATGCGAACAAGCCCGCCGTCCTCGATCTCACCGCCGGCAAGCAGGTCAATTTCGTCATCGAACCGGCGTCATCCAGAAAATACCGGATCGAGACCAGGGGAGCATCGGACACGACGCTCGTCCTGTTCGAAGTCATCGACGGTTCGCCGCGCTATGTCTCCGGCGATGACGATAGCGGCGAAGAGCGGAACGCTGCGATCAGCCACAAGCTCTTCAGAGGCCGTCAGTACGTCGTACGGCTTCGTTTGGTGCATCCCGGTTCGACCGGCGAGGTATCGCTGATGTACTCCTAG